One Cucurbita pepo subsp. pepo cultivar mu-cu-16 chromosome LG09, ASM280686v2, whole genome shotgun sequence DNA window includes the following coding sequences:
- the LOC111801669 gene encoding SH3 domain-containing protein 3 isoform X2 gives MDALRKQASKFKVQVAKQQQAVIKQFGGTGYESSDVMVIDEAEMQRHQQLEKLYRSTRAGREFQKDIVKAGEVFTAIGYRHIETGNKLSEDCCNYGANNNNENILAKASSIYGDARKHVEKEQEDLIKLLSSQILDPLRAMITGPPLEDARNLAQRYSRMRQEAESLAAEISRRRARVREFSNPENVAKLHASEAKMQELKANMAVLGKEASAALAAVEAQQQRLTLQRLVAMVEGEKTYHLRVAAILGEVETEFXTEKQRKESAPPLISSENHPEKSSFFLAEAVHSFSAASEKELSLSVGDYVVVRKVSPSGWSEGECKGRAGWFPSSYVEKRQRIPTMNTVPEAV, from the exons GCTGTAATAAAGCAATTTGGTGGGACCGGCTATGAGAGTTCAGATGTGATGGTGATAGATGAGGCTGAAATGCAGAGACATCAGCAACTAGAGAAACTCTATAGATCAACTCGTGCAGGAAGG GAATTCCAAAAGGATATTGTTAAAGCAGGAGAAGTATTCACAGCCATAGGCTATAGGCATATTGAGACAG GTAACAAGTTATCTGAGGATTGTTGCAACTATGGAGCTAATAATAACAATGAAAACATATTAGCAAAAGCTTCATCTATATATGGCGATGCTCGCAAGCATGTGGAAAAGGAACAGGAGGACTTGATCAAGCTTTTATCTTCACAG ATTTTAGATCCCTTGAGGGCAATGATTACTGGTCCTCCTCTAGAAGATGCTCGAAATCTTGCTCAACGTTATAGCCGAATGAGACAGGAAGCAGAATCACTG GCAGCAGAGATTTCCAGAAGACGAGCACGTGTTAGGGAATTCTCTAACCCCGAAAATGTTGCAAAGTTACATGCTTCAGAAGCAAAGATGCAGGAACTAAAAGCAAACATGGCAGTTCTTGGGAAGGAAGCTTCAGCTGCATTAGCCGCTGTTGAAGCACAGCAGCAGAGACTTACTTTGCAGAGGCTAGTTGCTATG GTTGAAGGTGAAAAGACATACCATCTTAGAGTAGCTGCTATCCTCGGGGAGGTCGAAACAGAG tttNTCAcggagaaacaaagaaaagagtcCGCTCCTCCTTTGATCTCATCAGAAAATCACCCAGAGAAATCATCATTCTTTTTGGCTGAA GCGGTGCATTCTTTTAGCGCTGCATCAGAGAAGGAACTGAGCTTGTCAGTTGGTGACTACGTTGTTGTGCGGAAG GTGAGTCCTTCAGGATGGTCAGAAGGAGAATGTAAAGGTAGAGCTGGTTGGTTTCCATCATCATATGTGGAGAAACGGCAGAGGATTCCCACTATGAACACCGTTCCTGAAGCTGTTTAA
- the LOC111801669 gene encoding SH3 domain-containing protein 3 isoform X1 gives MDALRKQASKFKVQVAKQQQAVIKQFGGTGYESSDVMVIDEAEMQRHQQLEKLYRSTRAGREFQKDIVKAGEVFTAIGYRHIETGNKLSEDCCNYGANNNNENILAKASSIYGDARKHVEKEQEDLIKLLSSQILDPLRAMITGPPLEDARNLAQRYSRMRQEAESLAAEISRRRARVREFSNPENVAKLHASEAKMQELKANMAVLGKEASAALAAVEAQQQRLTLQRLVAMVEGEKTYHLRVAAILGEVETEVITEKQRKESAPPLISSENHPEKSSFFLAEAVHSFSAASEKELSLSVGDYVVVRKVSPSGWSEGECKGRAGWFPSSYVEKRQRIPTMNTVPEAV, from the exons GCTGTAATAAAGCAATTTGGTGGGACCGGCTATGAGAGTTCAGATGTGATGGTGATAGATGAGGCTGAAATGCAGAGACATCAGCAACTAGAGAAACTCTATAGATCAACTCGTGCAGGAAGG GAATTCCAAAAGGATATTGTTAAAGCAGGAGAAGTATTCACAGCCATAGGCTATAGGCATATTGAGACAG GTAACAAGTTATCTGAGGATTGTTGCAACTATGGAGCTAATAATAACAATGAAAACATATTAGCAAAAGCTTCATCTATATATGGCGATGCTCGCAAGCATGTGGAAAAGGAACAGGAGGACTTGATCAAGCTTTTATCTTCACAG ATTTTAGATCCCTTGAGGGCAATGATTACTGGTCCTCCTCTAGAAGATGCTCGAAATCTTGCTCAACGTTATAGCCGAATGAGACAGGAAGCAGAATCACTG GCAGCAGAGATTTCCAGAAGACGAGCACGTGTTAGGGAATTCTCTAACCCCGAAAATGTTGCAAAGTTACATGCTTCAGAAGCAAAGATGCAGGAACTAAAAGCAAACATGGCAGTTCTTGGGAAGGAAGCTTCAGCTGCATTAGCCGCTGTTGAAGCACAGCAGCAGAGACTTACTTTGCAGAGGCTAGTTGCTATG GTTGAAGGTGAAAAGACATACCATCTTAGAGTAGCTGCTATCCTCGGGGAGGTCGAAACAGAGGTTA TCAcggagaaacaaagaaaagagtcCGCTCCTCCTTTGATCTCATCAGAAAATCACCCAGAGAAATCATCATTCTTTTTGGCTGAA GCGGTGCATTCTTTTAGCGCTGCATCAGAGAAGGAACTGAGCTTGTCAGTTGGTGACTACGTTGTTGTGCGGAAG GTGAGTCCTTCAGGATGGTCAGAAGGAGAATGTAAAGGTAGAGCTGGTTGGTTTCCATCATCATATGTGGAGAAACGGCAGAGGATTCCCACTATGAACACCGTTCCTGAAGCTGTTTAA
- the LOC111801670 gene encoding eukaryotic translation initiation factor 4E-1-like, producing MVVEETIKAPSAEDLSNSIGNQNPRGRGAEEDEELEEGEIVGADDLDASNLSAAIVHQPHPLEHSWTFWFDNPSAKSKQATWGASIRPIYTFSTVEEFWSVYNNIHHPSKLALRADLYCFKHHIEPKWEDPVCANGGKWTVNFSRGKSDNGWLYTLLAMIGEQFDCGDEICGAVVNVRSGQDKISIWTKNASNEAAQASIGKQWKEFLDYNDSIGFIFHDDAKKLDRHAKSRYTV from the exons atggtagTCGAAGAGACGATCAAGGCTCCATCGGCGGAAGATCTCTCCAATTCCATTGGAAATCAAAACCCTAGGGGACGAGGCGCTGAGGAAGATGAGGAACTTGAGGAAGGAGAGATCGTCGGCGCCGACGACCTCGACGCGTCCAATTTATCGGCGGCGATAGTGCACCAGCCTCACCCTCTGGAGCACTCTTGGACCTTCTGGTTCGATAACCCTTCTGCCAAATCTAAACAGGCCACATGGGGTGCGTCTATCCGACCGATTTATACCTTCTCTACTGTTGAGGAGTTTTGGAG tgtttACAACAATATTCATCATCCAAGTAAATTGGCATTGAGGGCAGATTTGTACTGCTTTAAACATCACATTGAGCCTAAATGGGAGGATCCTGTTTGTGCGAACGGAGGGAAATGGACTGTGAACTTTTCAAGGGGCAAATCCGATAATGGCTGGCTGTACACG CTGCTTGCTATGATCGGAGAACAGTTTGATTGCGGCGACGAAATTTGTGGAGCAGTTGTTAATGTCAGATCTGGGCAGGATAAAATATCGATTTGGACAAAGAATGCTTCTAATGAAGCTGCGCAG GCGAGCATTGGAAAGCAGTGGAAGGAGTTCCTTGATTACAATGACAGCATTGGCTTTATATTCCAT GACGATGCGAAGAAACTCGACAGACATGCGAAGAGCCGGTATACAGTATGA
- the LOC111801668 gene encoding exonuclease 1 isoform X3, with protein MGIQGLLPLLKSIMVPIHIKDLEGSSVAIDTYSWLHKGAFSCSKELCNSLPTSKHIDYCMHRINLLRHYGVKPVLVFDGGLLPMKNEQEIKRARARKENLARAMEHETNGNSAAAYECYQKAVDITPMIAYELIQVLKRENISYVVAPYEADAQMTFLAISNQVDAVLTEDSDLIPFGCPRIIFKMDKFGQGVEFRYDMLSKNKDLNFAGFTKQMILEMCILSGCDYLQSLPGMGLKRAHALIKKFMSYDKVIRHLKYSTVSVPPLYEESFKKAIMTFQHQRVYDPITEDIVHLSPISHNIGDDFDFLGPSIPQHIAKGIAEGDIDPCTNLPFQNINLGVVHEKPYKLKEFNAESVKKKLDLPVQKNVLTKYFCFASLDAKRKFRAPKQSANHSTFRDGSSISAEEPPPAFTHPIRNDNADGFPETEHILQQQHTQPIHKPCITLHKGPDSENLPETTGEKVRKENKRVIVRSSYFKHKPECNEEQIVTPVVASFTSNSCDSSITKRKASPNENIQMDNVKTKHLCKDTLQLDHDETVLETESEGKFGSNISHLSHYSDIAEKSMERFVSVISSFRFSSGSRASGLRAPLRDVPNSNMNRSATAMDLSQFAYVPNKNKAPSKFRTGRR; from the exons ATGGGGATTCAGGGGCTGTTGCCGCTACTCAAGTCGATAATGGTGCCGATCCACATCAAGGATTTGGAGGGTTCTTCTGTCGCGATCGATACCTATTCTTGGCTCCACAAAGGCGCTTTCTCCTGCAGCAAAGAGCTCTGCAATTCCCTTCCCACCTCCAA GCACATTGATTACTGTATGCATAGAATAAATCTACTACGGCACTATGGAGTAAAACCCGTTCTTGTCTTTGATGGAGGCCTTCTTCCAATGAAGAATGAACAAGAAATCAAGCGTGCAAG GgcgagaaaagaaaatcttgCACGAGCAATGGAACATGAGACGAATGGAAATTCTGCTGCTGCCTATGAGTGTTACCAGAAGGCCGTTGATATAACACCTATGATAGCCTATGAACTGATTCAA GTGTTGAAGCGAGAGAATATATCGTATGTTGTGGCACCTTATGAGGCAGATGCTCAGATGACCTTCTTGGCCATCAGCAATCAGGTTGATGCTGTTCTTACTGAGGACTCTGATCTAATACCCTTTGGCTGTCCAAGG ATTATCTTTAAAATGGACAAATTTGGACAAGGAGTCGAGTTTCGATACGACATGTTATCAAAGAACAAGGACTTGAACTTTGCTGGATTTACAAAACAGATGATTCTTGAGATGTGCATTTTGAGTGGTTGTGATTATTTGCAGTCATTGCCAGGAATGGGACTCAAAAGGGCTCATGCACTTATCAAGAAATTTATGAGTTATGACAAG GTGATTAGACACTTGAAATACAGCACAGTTTCAGTTCCTCCTCTTTATgaagaatcattcaagaaaGCCATAATGACTTTTCAGCATCAGAGGGTTTACGACCCTATCACTGAAGATATTGTACATCTCTCTCCAATATCCCACAATATAGGAGATGACTTTGACTTCTTGGGCCC GTCGATACCGCAACATATAGCGAAAGGTATAGCCGAGGGTGATATCGATCCGTGTACGAACTTACCATTCCAG AATATCAATCTCGGAGTCGTTCATGAAAAACCTTACAAACTAAAAGAATTTAACGCTGAGAGtgtgaagaaaaagttggATTTACCTGTGCAAAAGAATGTCCTGACGAAATACTTTT GTTTTGCCTCTCTTGATGCCAAGAGAAAGTTCAGGGCCCCAAAACAATCAGCTAATCACTCAACCTTCAGGGATGGCTCCTCAATTAGTGCTGAGGAGCCGCCGCCAGCTTTTACTCATCCT ATAAGAAATGATAATGCAGATGGGTTTCCTG AAACAGAGCATATTTTACAGCAGCAACACACTCAACCAATTCATAAGCCTTGTATAACGCTTCATAAGGGACCTGATAGTGAGAATCTTCCTGAAACAACGGGAGAAAAAGTgagaaaagagaacaaaaggGTCATTGTAAGGAGTTCttactttaagcataagcctGAATGCAATGAAGAACAGATAGTCACTCCCGTGGTTGCTTCTTTTACTAGTAATTCTTGTGACAGTTCAATCACGAAAAGAAAAGCCTCCCCGAATGAAAACATTCAAATG GACAATGTGAAAACTAAGCATTTGTGTAAGGATACATTGCAACTTGATCATG ATGAAACTGTATTGGAGACAGAATCTGAAGGGAAGTTTGGATCCAACATTTCTCACTTGAGTCATTACTCTGACATAGCAGAAAAATCAATGGAACGATTTGTTTCGGTAATATCGTCATTTCGATTCTCTTCGGGGTCTCGAGCTAGTGGTCTCCGAGCTCCTTTGAGAGATGTTCCGAACAGCAATATGAATAG GTCTGCTACTGCAATGGACTTGAGTCAATTTGCATATGTACCAAATAAGAACAAAGCTCCCTCGAAATTCCGAACAGGACGACGTTGA
- the LOC111801668 gene encoding exonuclease 1 isoform X1, producing MGIQGLLPLLKSIMVPIHIKDLEGSSVAIDTYSWLHKGAFSCSKELCNSLPTSKHIDYCMHRINLLRHYGVKPVLVFDGGLLPMKNEQEIKRARARKENLARAMEHETNGNSAAAYECYQKAVDITPMIAYELIQVLKRENISYVVAPYEADAQMTFLAISNQVDAVLTEDSDLIPFGCPRIIFKMDKFGQGVEFRYDMLSKNKDLNFAGFTKQMILEMCILSGCDYLQSLPGMGLKRAHALIKKFMSYDKVIRHLKYSTVSVPPLYEESFKKAIMTFQHQRVYDPITEDIVHLSPISHNIGDDFDFLGPSIPQHIAKGIAEGDIDPCTNLPFQEQNINLGVVHEKPYKLKEFNAESVKKKLDLPVQKNVLTKYFCFASLDAKRKFRAPKQSANHSTFRDGSSISAEEPPPAFTHPIRNDNADGFPETEHILQQQHTQPIHKPCITLHKGPDSENLPETTGEKVRKENKRVIVRSSYFKHKPECNEEQIVTPVVASFTSNSCDSSITKRKASPNENIQMDNVKTKHLCKDTLQLDHDETVLETESEGKFGSNISHLSHYSDIAEKSMERFVSVISSFRFSSGSRASGLRAPLRDVPNSNMNRSATAMDLSQFAYVPNKNKAPSKFRTGRR from the exons ATGGGGATTCAGGGGCTGTTGCCGCTACTCAAGTCGATAATGGTGCCGATCCACATCAAGGATTTGGAGGGTTCTTCTGTCGCGATCGATACCTATTCTTGGCTCCACAAAGGCGCTTTCTCCTGCAGCAAAGAGCTCTGCAATTCCCTTCCCACCTCCAA GCACATTGATTACTGTATGCATAGAATAAATCTACTACGGCACTATGGAGTAAAACCCGTTCTTGTCTTTGATGGAGGCCTTCTTCCAATGAAGAATGAACAAGAAATCAAGCGTGCAAG GgcgagaaaagaaaatcttgCACGAGCAATGGAACATGAGACGAATGGAAATTCTGCTGCTGCCTATGAGTGTTACCAGAAGGCCGTTGATATAACACCTATGATAGCCTATGAACTGATTCAA GTGTTGAAGCGAGAGAATATATCGTATGTTGTGGCACCTTATGAGGCAGATGCTCAGATGACCTTCTTGGCCATCAGCAATCAGGTTGATGCTGTTCTTACTGAGGACTCTGATCTAATACCCTTTGGCTGTCCAAGG ATTATCTTTAAAATGGACAAATTTGGACAAGGAGTCGAGTTTCGATACGACATGTTATCAAAGAACAAGGACTTGAACTTTGCTGGATTTACAAAACAGATGATTCTTGAGATGTGCATTTTGAGTGGTTGTGATTATTTGCAGTCATTGCCAGGAATGGGACTCAAAAGGGCTCATGCACTTATCAAGAAATTTATGAGTTATGACAAG GTGATTAGACACTTGAAATACAGCACAGTTTCAGTTCCTCCTCTTTATgaagaatcattcaagaaaGCCATAATGACTTTTCAGCATCAGAGGGTTTACGACCCTATCACTGAAGATATTGTACATCTCTCTCCAATATCCCACAATATAGGAGATGACTTTGACTTCTTGGGCCC GTCGATACCGCAACATATAGCGAAAGGTATAGCCGAGGGTGATATCGATCCGTGTACGAACTTACCATTCCAG GAGCAGAATATCAATCTCGGAGTCGTTCATGAAAAACCTTACAAACTAAAAGAATTTAACGCTGAGAGtgtgaagaaaaagttggATTTACCTGTGCAAAAGAATGTCCTGACGAAATACTTTT GTTTTGCCTCTCTTGATGCCAAGAGAAAGTTCAGGGCCCCAAAACAATCAGCTAATCACTCAACCTTCAGGGATGGCTCCTCAATTAGTGCTGAGGAGCCGCCGCCAGCTTTTACTCATCCT ATAAGAAATGATAATGCAGATGGGTTTCCTG AAACAGAGCATATTTTACAGCAGCAACACACTCAACCAATTCATAAGCCTTGTATAACGCTTCATAAGGGACCTGATAGTGAGAATCTTCCTGAAACAACGGGAGAAAAAGTgagaaaagagaacaaaaggGTCATTGTAAGGAGTTCttactttaagcataagcctGAATGCAATGAAGAACAGATAGTCACTCCCGTGGTTGCTTCTTTTACTAGTAATTCTTGTGACAGTTCAATCACGAAAAGAAAAGCCTCCCCGAATGAAAACATTCAAATG GACAATGTGAAAACTAAGCATTTGTGTAAGGATACATTGCAACTTGATCATG ATGAAACTGTATTGGAGACAGAATCTGAAGGGAAGTTTGGATCCAACATTTCTCACTTGAGTCATTACTCTGACATAGCAGAAAAATCAATGGAACGATTTGTTTCGGTAATATCGTCATTTCGATTCTCTTCGGGGTCTCGAGCTAGTGGTCTCCGAGCTCCTTTGAGAGATGTTCCGAACAGCAATATGAATAG GTCTGCTACTGCAATGGACTTGAGTCAATTTGCATATGTACCAAATAAGAACAAAGCTCCCTCGAAATTCCGAACAGGACGACGTTGA
- the LOC111801668 gene encoding exonuclease 1 isoform X2: MGIQGLLPLLKSIMVPIHIKDLEGSSVAIDTYSWLHKGAFSCSKELCNSLPTSKHIDYCMHRINLLRHYGVKPVLVFDGGLLPMKNEQEIKRARARKENLARAMEHETNGNSAAAYECYQKAVDITPMIAYELIQVLKRENISYVVAPYEADAQMTFLAISNQVDAVLTEDSDLIPFGCPRIIFKMDKFGQGVEFRYDMLSKNKDLNFAGFTKQMILEMCILSGCDYLQSLPGMGLKRAHALIKKFMSYDKVIRHLKYSTVSVPPLYEESFKKAIMTFQHQRVYDPITEDIVHLSPISHNIGDDFDFLGPSIPQHIAKGIAEGDIDPCTNLPFQEQNINLGVVHEKPYKLKEFNAESVKKKLDLPVQKNVLTKYFCFASLDAKRKFRAPKQSANHSTFRDGSSISAEEPPPAFTHPIRNDNADGFPEHILQQQHTQPIHKPCITLHKGPDSENLPETTGEKVRKENKRVIVRSSYFKHKPECNEEQIVTPVVASFTSNSCDSSITKRKASPNENIQMDNVKTKHLCKDTLQLDHDETVLETESEGKFGSNISHLSHYSDIAEKSMERFVSVISSFRFSSGSRASGLRAPLRDVPNSNMNRSATAMDLSQFAYVPNKNKAPSKFRTGRR; encoded by the exons ATGGGGATTCAGGGGCTGTTGCCGCTACTCAAGTCGATAATGGTGCCGATCCACATCAAGGATTTGGAGGGTTCTTCTGTCGCGATCGATACCTATTCTTGGCTCCACAAAGGCGCTTTCTCCTGCAGCAAAGAGCTCTGCAATTCCCTTCCCACCTCCAA GCACATTGATTACTGTATGCATAGAATAAATCTACTACGGCACTATGGAGTAAAACCCGTTCTTGTCTTTGATGGAGGCCTTCTTCCAATGAAGAATGAACAAGAAATCAAGCGTGCAAG GgcgagaaaagaaaatcttgCACGAGCAATGGAACATGAGACGAATGGAAATTCTGCTGCTGCCTATGAGTGTTACCAGAAGGCCGTTGATATAACACCTATGATAGCCTATGAACTGATTCAA GTGTTGAAGCGAGAGAATATATCGTATGTTGTGGCACCTTATGAGGCAGATGCTCAGATGACCTTCTTGGCCATCAGCAATCAGGTTGATGCTGTTCTTACTGAGGACTCTGATCTAATACCCTTTGGCTGTCCAAGG ATTATCTTTAAAATGGACAAATTTGGACAAGGAGTCGAGTTTCGATACGACATGTTATCAAAGAACAAGGACTTGAACTTTGCTGGATTTACAAAACAGATGATTCTTGAGATGTGCATTTTGAGTGGTTGTGATTATTTGCAGTCATTGCCAGGAATGGGACTCAAAAGGGCTCATGCACTTATCAAGAAATTTATGAGTTATGACAAG GTGATTAGACACTTGAAATACAGCACAGTTTCAGTTCCTCCTCTTTATgaagaatcattcaagaaaGCCATAATGACTTTTCAGCATCAGAGGGTTTACGACCCTATCACTGAAGATATTGTACATCTCTCTCCAATATCCCACAATATAGGAGATGACTTTGACTTCTTGGGCCC GTCGATACCGCAACATATAGCGAAAGGTATAGCCGAGGGTGATATCGATCCGTGTACGAACTTACCATTCCAG GAGCAGAATATCAATCTCGGAGTCGTTCATGAAAAACCTTACAAACTAAAAGAATTTAACGCTGAGAGtgtgaagaaaaagttggATTTACCTGTGCAAAAGAATGTCCTGACGAAATACTTTT GTTTTGCCTCTCTTGATGCCAAGAGAAAGTTCAGGGCCCCAAAACAATCAGCTAATCACTCAACCTTCAGGGATGGCTCCTCAATTAGTGCTGAGGAGCCGCCGCCAGCTTTTACTCATCCT ATAAGAAATGATAATGCAGATGGGTTTCCTG AGCATATTTTACAGCAGCAACACACTCAACCAATTCATAAGCCTTGTATAACGCTTCATAAGGGACCTGATAGTGAGAATCTTCCTGAAACAACGGGAGAAAAAGTgagaaaagagaacaaaaggGTCATTGTAAGGAGTTCttactttaagcataagcctGAATGCAATGAAGAACAGATAGTCACTCCCGTGGTTGCTTCTTTTACTAGTAATTCTTGTGACAGTTCAATCACGAAAAGAAAAGCCTCCCCGAATGAAAACATTCAAATG GACAATGTGAAAACTAAGCATTTGTGTAAGGATACATTGCAACTTGATCATG ATGAAACTGTATTGGAGACAGAATCTGAAGGGAAGTTTGGATCCAACATTTCTCACTTGAGTCATTACTCTGACATAGCAGAAAAATCAATGGAACGATTTGTTTCGGTAATATCGTCATTTCGATTCTCTTCGGGGTCTCGAGCTAGTGGTCTCCGAGCTCCTTTGAGAGATGTTCCGAACAGCAATATGAATAG GTCTGCTACTGCAATGGACTTGAGTCAATTTGCATATGTACCAAATAAGAACAAAGCTCCCTCGAAATTCCGAACAGGACGACGTTGA
- the LOC111801423 gene encoding uncharacterized protein LOC111801423: MAEEFQESEVIFSDRDRCRYLHREDGGGFGGEDHLNFNCRRGMAAAPRSCKYHNRTVREGGWQSNKEMASSLPVGIPDIIGRRMAEEDDEMDEEEMVPPHVVAERRVARKMAFSVCTGNGRTLKGRDLSRVRNSILRMTGFLET; this comes from the coding sequence ATGGCCGAAGAATTTCAGGAATCCGAAGTAATTTTCTCCGATCGCGACCGCTGCCGTTACCTCCACCGCGAAGACGGCGGCGGATTCGGCGGTGAGGATCACTTAAACTTCAACTGCCGCCGCGGAATGGCTGCGGCGCCGCGAAGTTGTAAGTATCATAACCGGACGGTGCGCGAGGGCGGATGGCAATCGAACAAGGAAATGGCGAGCTCACTTCCGGTAGGAATTCCGGATATAATCGGCCGGAGGATGGCGGAGGAAGACGATGAGATGGATGAAGAGGAAATGGTTCCGCCGCACGTGGTGGCGGAGAGGCGAGTGGCTAGAAAAATGGCGTTCTCTGTTTGTACTGGTAATGGAAGAACATTGAAGGGACGAGACTTGAGCCGAGTACGGAATTCAATACTTCGGATGACCGGATTCTTAGAAACGTGA